The following coding sequences lie in one Anomaloglossus baeobatrachus isolate aAnoBae1 chromosome 7, aAnoBae1.hap1, whole genome shotgun sequence genomic window:
- the LLGL1 gene encoding lethal(2) giant larvae protein homolog 1 isoform X3 gives MMKFRFRRQGHDPQREKVKQELFAFNKTVEHGFPNQPSSLAFDPVLRIMAIGAKSGAVKIYGAPGVEFTGLHKETATVTQMHFLPGQGRLLSLLDDNTIHLWELQQKDGCSYLEETRSFLLPCRPGSPPSVTRVTVILVVASCDVAALGTEGGGVYFIQIPTFKLLEDQTLLQDEILQSLPEEYRCGKTLGPVESLQQHPQEPGKMLIGYSRGLVTLWDRDARKGEHHFLGNQQLESLYCESNGSSFITSHSDGGYMVWAASNNSCTTSQPVTSTIPYGPFPCKAINKIQWQSSSCGNHFIMFSGGMPRASYGDRHCVTIMQGKNLVTLDFTSRVIDFFTVSPVKSEDGYDNPSALVVLVEEELIAIDLQTPGWPTIPAPYLAPLHSSAITCSYHISNVTLKLWERLILAGEQQNPHFSSTSWPIDGGKSLAEEPSQRGLLLTGHEDGTVRFWDASGVALRPLYKLSTAGIFQTDCDHNESLNQSGDEDWPPFRKVGCFDPYSDDPRLGIQKIALCKYSSKLVVAGTAGQVLIMDLSDDKSDHLVSVATVDLLQDREGFTWKGHDRLTPRNGSLYFPPGFQTTLLVQCMPPAAVTAVSLHSEWNLVAFGTSHGFGLFDYHRRNPVLARCTLHPNDSLAMEGPLSRVKSLKKSLRQSFRRIRKSRVSGKKRLNPASPNSRLQEANAHLAEQPGPHDLDIAPVQRRIEPRSADDSLSGVVRCLYFADTFLRDAVHHGPTMWAGTNSGSVFAYALEVPSREKFSERSAEAVLGKEIQLMHRAPVVSIAVLDGRGNPLPEPFEVSRDLAKAPDMQGTHSVLIASEEQFKVFTLPKVSAKTKFKLTAHEGCRVRKVALSSFTSTASEDYSENCLTCLTNLGDIHVFSVPGLRPQVRYDCIRKEDISGIASCVFTKYGQGFYLISPSEFERFSLSAKNITEPLCLVEFDRPHDPLYISSKETVSPKNTQANGTHIPRECDSTPLLSEANSCEHSNTLSPSPLDSPLNSTDTTLDTTGDITVEDVRDMLGSNEESEKNMKNSTDEARPPEILIK, from the exons ACTGTCGAGCATGGATTCCCCAACCAGCCGAGCTCCCTCGCCTtcgaccctgtgctgcggattatgGCGATCGGTGCAAAatctggcgctgtcaaaat ATACGGTGCGCCCGGCGTGGAGTTCACCGGATTGCACAAGGAAACCGCCACCGTGACGCAGATGCACTTCTTACCCGGACAG GGTCGGCTCCTCTCATTGCTGGACGATAACACCATCCACCTGTGGGAGCTGCAGCAGAAAGATGGCTGCTCCTACCTGGAAGAGACCCGCAGCTTCCTCCTCCCGTGCCGACCAGG TTCCCCTCCCAGTGTTACCCGTGTGACGGTGATCCTGGTGGTGGCCTCCTGTGACGTGGCCGCTCTGGGGACGGAAGGTGGCGGCGTCTACTTCATCCAGATCCCGACCTTCAAACTCCTGGAAGATCAGACCTTGCTTCAAGACGAGATATTACAGAG CCTTCCAGAAGAATACAGATGCGGGAAGACCCTGGGGCCGGTGGAGTCTCTGCAGCAGCATCCGCAGGAGCCGGGCAAGATGCTCATCGGGTACAGCCGGGGACTGGTGACCCTATGGGACCGAGACGCACGGAAGGGGGAGCATCACTTCTTGGGGAACCAG CAACTGGAGAGCCTGTACTGCGAGAGCAACGGTTCATCCTTCATCACCTCCCACAGCGACGGAGGATACATGGTGTGGGCAGCAAGCAACAATTCCTGCACCACGTCCCAGCCCGTCACCTCCACAATACCATACG GTCCATTTCCCTGCAAAGCGATTAATAAGATCCAGTGGCAGTCCAGCAGCTGCGG GAACCACTTCATCATGTTCAGCGGTGGCATGCCTCGGGCCAGCTACGGGGACCGCCACTGTGTCACCATCATGCAAGGGAAGAACCTGGTGACCTTGGACTTCACCTCTCGCGTGATCGACTTCTTCACAGTGTCTCCAGTGAAGAGTGAGGACG GTTATGACAACCCCTCAGCCCTGGTGGTCCTGGTAGAGGAAGAACTGATTGCAATTGACCTTCAGACCCCCGGCTGGCCCACCATCCCTGCCCCCTATCTTGCCCCGCTGCACTCGTCGGCCATCACCTGCTCCTATCACATCTCTAACGTCACGCTGAAGCTTTGGGAGCGGCTCATCCTCGCCGGCGAGCAGCAGAACCCGCACTTCTCATCCACG AGCTGGCCCATAGATGGGGGCAAGAGTTTGGCGGAGGAGCCTTCCCAGAGGGGTCTGCTCCTTACAGG GCATGAAGATGGCACTGTGCGCTTCTGGGACGCCTCCGGTGTCGCTCTACGGCCGCTCTACAAACTCTCCACAGCCGGCATCTTCCAGACAGACTGCGACCACAACGAGAGCTTGAACCAGAGCGGCGATGAGGACTGGCCTCCGTTCCGCAAG gttggctgctttGATCCGTACAGTGATGACCCGCGGCTCGGCATCCAGAAGATCGCGCTCTGCAAGTACAGCAGTAAATTGGTGGTGGCGGGAACTGCCGGACAG GTTCTCATCATGGATCTGAGTGATGATAAATCCGATCACCTGGTCAGCGTGGCAACCGTCGACCTCCTACAAGACCGAGAGGGCTTCACCTGGAAGGGGCACGACCGGCTGACCCCTAGAAACGGCTCCTTGTACTTCCCGCCCGGCTTCCAGACCACCTTGTTGGTGCAGTGTATGCCGCCTGCGGCCGTCACTGCCGTCTCGTTACATTCAGAATGGAACCTAGTGGCGTTCGGCACCAGCCATGGGTTTGGGCTCTTCGACTATCACCGGAGGAACCCTGTCCTGGCCAG GTGCACGTTACACCCCAATGACTCCCTGGCCATGGAGGGGCCCCTGTCCCGGGTCAAGTCTCTGAAGAAATCTCTCCGACAGTCATTCCGAAGAATACGGAAGAGCAGAGTGTCTGGGAAGAAGAGGCTGAACCCGGCCAGCCCCAACAGCCGG CTCCAAGAGGCCAATGCACACTTAGCAGAGCAGCCGGGTCCCCACGACCTAGATATAGCGCCCGTGCAGAGAAGGATCGAGCCGCGATCTGCAGATGACTCGCTTTCTGGCGTGGTGCGCTGCTTATATTTTGCTGACACCTTTTTGCGGGACG CCGTCCACCACGGCCCCACGATGTGGGCAGGCACTAACTCTGGCTCAGTTTTTGCCTATGCACTGGAGGTCCCGTCTCGGGAGAAGTTCTCGGAGCGCTCTGCAGAAGCTGTGCTCGGGAAAGAGATTCAGCTAATGCATCGAGCGCCGGTTGTTTCCATCGCGGTCCTGGACGGTCGGGGGAATCCTCTCCCGGAGCCGTTTGAGGTGTCGCGTGACTTGGCGAAGGCTCCGGACATGCAGGGGACGCACTCCGTGCTCATCGCTTCAGAGGAGCAGTTTAAG GTCTTTACTTTGCCCAAAGTCAGTGCCAAAACTAAATTCAAGCTGACGGCCCATGAAGGTTGCCGGGTCCGTAAGGTGGCCCTGTCCAGCTTCACCAGCACCGCGTCTGAGGATTACTCCGAGAACTGCCTGACGTGTCTGACCAACCTGGGCGACATCCACGTCTTCAGTGTCCCCGGGCTGCGGCCACAAGTGCGCTACGACTGCATCCGCAAGGAGGACATCAGCGGGATCGCGTCTTGTGTGTTCACAAAGTACGGCCAAG GATTCTACTTGATCTCACcttcagaatttgagcgcttttcTCTCAGTGCCAAGAACATCACAGAGCCGCTCTGCTTGGTGGAGTTCGATCGACCTCACGATCCTTTGTATATCAG TAGTAAGGAAACTGTATCTCCCAAAAACACGCAAGCCAATGGCACACACATTCCCCGCGAGTGTGACAGCACCCCGCTCCTATCTGAAG CAAATTCCTGTGAGCACAGTAACACGTTATCGCCGTCTCCTCTGGACTCCCCCTTAAACAGCACAGACACCACATTGGACACAACAGGGGACATTACAGTGGAGGACGTGAGAGACATGCTGGG ATCCAATGAAGAGTCGGAGAAAAACATGAAGAATTCAACAGACGAGGCGCGGCCTCCGGAGATCTTGATCAAGTGA
- the LLGL1 gene encoding lethal(2) giant larvae protein homolog 1 isoform X2: MMKFRFRRQGHDPQREKVKQELFAFNKTVEHGFPNQPSSLAFDPVLRIMAIGAKSGAVKIYGAPGVEFTGLHKETATVTQMHFLPGQGRLLSLLDDNTIHLWELQQKDGCSYLEETRSFLLPCRPGFDCANSPPSVTRVTVILVVASCDVAALGTEGGGVYFIQIPTFKLLEDQTLLQDEILQSLPEEYRCGKTLGPVESLQQHPQEPGKMLIGYSRGLVTLWDRDARKGEHHFLGNQQLESLYCESNGSSFITSHSDGGYMVWAASNNSCTTSQPVTSTIPYGPFPCKAINKIQWQSSSCGNHFIMFSGGMPRASYGDRHCVTIMQGKNLVTLDFTSRVIDFFTVSPVKSEDGYDNPSALVVLVEEELIAIDLQTPGWPTIPAPYLAPLHSSAITCSYHISNVTLKLWERLILAGEQQNPHFSSTSWPIDGGKSLAEEPSQRGLLLTGHEDGTVRFWDASGVALRPLYKLSTAGIFQTDCDHNESLNQSGDEDWPPFRKVGCFDPYSDDPRLGIQKIALCKYSSKLVVAGTAGQVLIMDLSDDKSDHLVSVATVDLLQDREGFTWKGHDRLTPRNGSLYFPPGFQTTLLVQCMPPAAVTAVSLHSEWNLVAFGTSHGFGLFDYHRRNPVLARCTLHPNDSLAMEGPLSRVKSLKKSLRQSFRRIRKSRVSGKKRLNPASPNSRLQEANAHLAEQPGPHDLDIAPVQRRIEPRSADDSLSGVVRCLYFADTFLRDAVHHGPTMWAGTNSGSVFAYALEVPSREKFSERSAEAVLGKEIQLMHRAPVVSIAVLDGRGNPLPEPFEVSRDLAKAPDMQGTHSVLIASEEQFKVFTLPKVSAKTKFKLTAHEGCRVRKVALSSFTSTASEDYSENCLTCLTNLGDIHVFSVPGLRPQVRYDCIRKEDISGIASCVFTKYGQGFYLISPSEFERFSLSAKNITEPLCLVEFDRPHDPLYISKETVSPKNTQANGTHIPRECDSTPLLSEANSCEHSNTLSPSPLDSPLNSTDTTLDTTGDITVEDVRDMLGSNEESEKNMKNSTDEARPPEILIK; encoded by the exons ACTGTCGAGCATGGATTCCCCAACCAGCCGAGCTCCCTCGCCTtcgaccctgtgctgcggattatgGCGATCGGTGCAAAatctggcgctgtcaaaat ATACGGTGCGCCCGGCGTGGAGTTCACCGGATTGCACAAGGAAACCGCCACCGTGACGCAGATGCACTTCTTACCCGGACAG GGTCGGCTCCTCTCATTGCTGGACGATAACACCATCCACCTGTGGGAGCTGCAGCAGAAAGATGGCTGCTCCTACCTGGAAGAGACCCGCAGCTTCCTCCTCCCGTGCCGACCAGGGTTCGACTGCGCTAA TTCCCCTCCCAGTGTTACCCGTGTGACGGTGATCCTGGTGGTGGCCTCCTGTGACGTGGCCGCTCTGGGGACGGAAGGTGGCGGCGTCTACTTCATCCAGATCCCGACCTTCAAACTCCTGGAAGATCAGACCTTGCTTCAAGACGAGATATTACAGAG CCTTCCAGAAGAATACAGATGCGGGAAGACCCTGGGGCCGGTGGAGTCTCTGCAGCAGCATCCGCAGGAGCCGGGCAAGATGCTCATCGGGTACAGCCGGGGACTGGTGACCCTATGGGACCGAGACGCACGGAAGGGGGAGCATCACTTCTTGGGGAACCAG CAACTGGAGAGCCTGTACTGCGAGAGCAACGGTTCATCCTTCATCACCTCCCACAGCGACGGAGGATACATGGTGTGGGCAGCAAGCAACAATTCCTGCACCACGTCCCAGCCCGTCACCTCCACAATACCATACG GTCCATTTCCCTGCAAAGCGATTAATAAGATCCAGTGGCAGTCCAGCAGCTGCGG GAACCACTTCATCATGTTCAGCGGTGGCATGCCTCGGGCCAGCTACGGGGACCGCCACTGTGTCACCATCATGCAAGGGAAGAACCTGGTGACCTTGGACTTCACCTCTCGCGTGATCGACTTCTTCACAGTGTCTCCAGTGAAGAGTGAGGACG GTTATGACAACCCCTCAGCCCTGGTGGTCCTGGTAGAGGAAGAACTGATTGCAATTGACCTTCAGACCCCCGGCTGGCCCACCATCCCTGCCCCCTATCTTGCCCCGCTGCACTCGTCGGCCATCACCTGCTCCTATCACATCTCTAACGTCACGCTGAAGCTTTGGGAGCGGCTCATCCTCGCCGGCGAGCAGCAGAACCCGCACTTCTCATCCACG AGCTGGCCCATAGATGGGGGCAAGAGTTTGGCGGAGGAGCCTTCCCAGAGGGGTCTGCTCCTTACAGG GCATGAAGATGGCACTGTGCGCTTCTGGGACGCCTCCGGTGTCGCTCTACGGCCGCTCTACAAACTCTCCACAGCCGGCATCTTCCAGACAGACTGCGACCACAACGAGAGCTTGAACCAGAGCGGCGATGAGGACTGGCCTCCGTTCCGCAAG gttggctgctttGATCCGTACAGTGATGACCCGCGGCTCGGCATCCAGAAGATCGCGCTCTGCAAGTACAGCAGTAAATTGGTGGTGGCGGGAACTGCCGGACAG GTTCTCATCATGGATCTGAGTGATGATAAATCCGATCACCTGGTCAGCGTGGCAACCGTCGACCTCCTACAAGACCGAGAGGGCTTCACCTGGAAGGGGCACGACCGGCTGACCCCTAGAAACGGCTCCTTGTACTTCCCGCCCGGCTTCCAGACCACCTTGTTGGTGCAGTGTATGCCGCCTGCGGCCGTCACTGCCGTCTCGTTACATTCAGAATGGAACCTAGTGGCGTTCGGCACCAGCCATGGGTTTGGGCTCTTCGACTATCACCGGAGGAACCCTGTCCTGGCCAG GTGCACGTTACACCCCAATGACTCCCTGGCCATGGAGGGGCCCCTGTCCCGGGTCAAGTCTCTGAAGAAATCTCTCCGACAGTCATTCCGAAGAATACGGAAGAGCAGAGTGTCTGGGAAGAAGAGGCTGAACCCGGCCAGCCCCAACAGCCGG CTCCAAGAGGCCAATGCACACTTAGCAGAGCAGCCGGGTCCCCACGACCTAGATATAGCGCCCGTGCAGAGAAGGATCGAGCCGCGATCTGCAGATGACTCGCTTTCTGGCGTGGTGCGCTGCTTATATTTTGCTGACACCTTTTTGCGGGACG CCGTCCACCACGGCCCCACGATGTGGGCAGGCACTAACTCTGGCTCAGTTTTTGCCTATGCACTGGAGGTCCCGTCTCGGGAGAAGTTCTCGGAGCGCTCTGCAGAAGCTGTGCTCGGGAAAGAGATTCAGCTAATGCATCGAGCGCCGGTTGTTTCCATCGCGGTCCTGGACGGTCGGGGGAATCCTCTCCCGGAGCCGTTTGAGGTGTCGCGTGACTTGGCGAAGGCTCCGGACATGCAGGGGACGCACTCCGTGCTCATCGCTTCAGAGGAGCAGTTTAAG GTCTTTACTTTGCCCAAAGTCAGTGCCAAAACTAAATTCAAGCTGACGGCCCATGAAGGTTGCCGGGTCCGTAAGGTGGCCCTGTCCAGCTTCACCAGCACCGCGTCTGAGGATTACTCCGAGAACTGCCTGACGTGTCTGACCAACCTGGGCGACATCCACGTCTTCAGTGTCCCCGGGCTGCGGCCACAAGTGCGCTACGACTGCATCCGCAAGGAGGACATCAGCGGGATCGCGTCTTGTGTGTTCACAAAGTACGGCCAAG GATTCTACTTGATCTCACcttcagaatttgagcgcttttcTCTCAGTGCCAAGAACATCACAGAGCCGCTCTGCTTGGTGGAGTTCGATCGACCTCACGATCCTTTGTATATCAG TAAGGAAACTGTATCTCCCAAAAACACGCAAGCCAATGGCACACACATTCCCCGCGAGTGTGACAGCACCCCGCTCCTATCTGAAG CAAATTCCTGTGAGCACAGTAACACGTTATCGCCGTCTCCTCTGGACTCCCCCTTAAACAGCACAGACACCACATTGGACACAACAGGGGACATTACAGTGGAGGACGTGAGAGACATGCTGGG ATCCAATGAAGAGTCGGAGAAAAACATGAAGAATTCAACAGACGAGGCGCGGCCTCCGGAGATCTTGATCAAGTGA
- the LLGL1 gene encoding lethal(2) giant larvae protein homolog 1 isoform X1: MMKFRFRRQGHDPQREKVKQELFAFNKTVEHGFPNQPSSLAFDPVLRIMAIGAKSGAVKIYGAPGVEFTGLHKETATVTQMHFLPGQGRLLSLLDDNTIHLWELQQKDGCSYLEETRSFLLPCRPGFDCANSPPSVTRVTVILVVASCDVAALGTEGGGVYFIQIPTFKLLEDQTLLQDEILQSLPEEYRCGKTLGPVESLQQHPQEPGKMLIGYSRGLVTLWDRDARKGEHHFLGNQQLESLYCESNGSSFITSHSDGGYMVWAASNNSCTTSQPVTSTIPYGPFPCKAINKIQWQSSSCGNHFIMFSGGMPRASYGDRHCVTIMQGKNLVTLDFTSRVIDFFTVSPVKSEDGYDNPSALVVLVEEELIAIDLQTPGWPTIPAPYLAPLHSSAITCSYHISNVTLKLWERLILAGEQQNPHFSSTSWPIDGGKSLAEEPSQRGLLLTGHEDGTVRFWDASGVALRPLYKLSTAGIFQTDCDHNESLNQSGDEDWPPFRKVGCFDPYSDDPRLGIQKIALCKYSSKLVVAGTAGQVLIMDLSDDKSDHLVSVATVDLLQDREGFTWKGHDRLTPRNGSLYFPPGFQTTLLVQCMPPAAVTAVSLHSEWNLVAFGTSHGFGLFDYHRRNPVLARCTLHPNDSLAMEGPLSRVKSLKKSLRQSFRRIRKSRVSGKKRLNPASPNSRLQEANAHLAEQPGPHDLDIAPVQRRIEPRSADDSLSGVVRCLYFADTFLRDAVHHGPTMWAGTNSGSVFAYALEVPSREKFSERSAEAVLGKEIQLMHRAPVVSIAVLDGRGNPLPEPFEVSRDLAKAPDMQGTHSVLIASEEQFKVFTLPKVSAKTKFKLTAHEGCRVRKVALSSFTSTASEDYSENCLTCLTNLGDIHVFSVPGLRPQVRYDCIRKEDISGIASCVFTKYGQGFYLISPSEFERFSLSAKNITEPLCLVEFDRPHDPLYISSKETVSPKNTQANGTHIPRECDSTPLLSEANSCEHSNTLSPSPLDSPLNSTDTTLDTTGDITVEDVRDMLGSNEESEKNMKNSTDEARPPEILIK, from the exons ACTGTCGAGCATGGATTCCCCAACCAGCCGAGCTCCCTCGCCTtcgaccctgtgctgcggattatgGCGATCGGTGCAAAatctggcgctgtcaaaat ATACGGTGCGCCCGGCGTGGAGTTCACCGGATTGCACAAGGAAACCGCCACCGTGACGCAGATGCACTTCTTACCCGGACAG GGTCGGCTCCTCTCATTGCTGGACGATAACACCATCCACCTGTGGGAGCTGCAGCAGAAAGATGGCTGCTCCTACCTGGAAGAGACCCGCAGCTTCCTCCTCCCGTGCCGACCAGGGTTCGACTGCGCTAA TTCCCCTCCCAGTGTTACCCGTGTGACGGTGATCCTGGTGGTGGCCTCCTGTGACGTGGCCGCTCTGGGGACGGAAGGTGGCGGCGTCTACTTCATCCAGATCCCGACCTTCAAACTCCTGGAAGATCAGACCTTGCTTCAAGACGAGATATTACAGAG CCTTCCAGAAGAATACAGATGCGGGAAGACCCTGGGGCCGGTGGAGTCTCTGCAGCAGCATCCGCAGGAGCCGGGCAAGATGCTCATCGGGTACAGCCGGGGACTGGTGACCCTATGGGACCGAGACGCACGGAAGGGGGAGCATCACTTCTTGGGGAACCAG CAACTGGAGAGCCTGTACTGCGAGAGCAACGGTTCATCCTTCATCACCTCCCACAGCGACGGAGGATACATGGTGTGGGCAGCAAGCAACAATTCCTGCACCACGTCCCAGCCCGTCACCTCCACAATACCATACG GTCCATTTCCCTGCAAAGCGATTAATAAGATCCAGTGGCAGTCCAGCAGCTGCGG GAACCACTTCATCATGTTCAGCGGTGGCATGCCTCGGGCCAGCTACGGGGACCGCCACTGTGTCACCATCATGCAAGGGAAGAACCTGGTGACCTTGGACTTCACCTCTCGCGTGATCGACTTCTTCACAGTGTCTCCAGTGAAGAGTGAGGACG GTTATGACAACCCCTCAGCCCTGGTGGTCCTGGTAGAGGAAGAACTGATTGCAATTGACCTTCAGACCCCCGGCTGGCCCACCATCCCTGCCCCCTATCTTGCCCCGCTGCACTCGTCGGCCATCACCTGCTCCTATCACATCTCTAACGTCACGCTGAAGCTTTGGGAGCGGCTCATCCTCGCCGGCGAGCAGCAGAACCCGCACTTCTCATCCACG AGCTGGCCCATAGATGGGGGCAAGAGTTTGGCGGAGGAGCCTTCCCAGAGGGGTCTGCTCCTTACAGG GCATGAAGATGGCACTGTGCGCTTCTGGGACGCCTCCGGTGTCGCTCTACGGCCGCTCTACAAACTCTCCACAGCCGGCATCTTCCAGACAGACTGCGACCACAACGAGAGCTTGAACCAGAGCGGCGATGAGGACTGGCCTCCGTTCCGCAAG gttggctgctttGATCCGTACAGTGATGACCCGCGGCTCGGCATCCAGAAGATCGCGCTCTGCAAGTACAGCAGTAAATTGGTGGTGGCGGGAACTGCCGGACAG GTTCTCATCATGGATCTGAGTGATGATAAATCCGATCACCTGGTCAGCGTGGCAACCGTCGACCTCCTACAAGACCGAGAGGGCTTCACCTGGAAGGGGCACGACCGGCTGACCCCTAGAAACGGCTCCTTGTACTTCCCGCCCGGCTTCCAGACCACCTTGTTGGTGCAGTGTATGCCGCCTGCGGCCGTCACTGCCGTCTCGTTACATTCAGAATGGAACCTAGTGGCGTTCGGCACCAGCCATGGGTTTGGGCTCTTCGACTATCACCGGAGGAACCCTGTCCTGGCCAG GTGCACGTTACACCCCAATGACTCCCTGGCCATGGAGGGGCCCCTGTCCCGGGTCAAGTCTCTGAAGAAATCTCTCCGACAGTCATTCCGAAGAATACGGAAGAGCAGAGTGTCTGGGAAGAAGAGGCTGAACCCGGCCAGCCCCAACAGCCGG CTCCAAGAGGCCAATGCACACTTAGCAGAGCAGCCGGGTCCCCACGACCTAGATATAGCGCCCGTGCAGAGAAGGATCGAGCCGCGATCTGCAGATGACTCGCTTTCTGGCGTGGTGCGCTGCTTATATTTTGCTGACACCTTTTTGCGGGACG CCGTCCACCACGGCCCCACGATGTGGGCAGGCACTAACTCTGGCTCAGTTTTTGCCTATGCACTGGAGGTCCCGTCTCGGGAGAAGTTCTCGGAGCGCTCTGCAGAAGCTGTGCTCGGGAAAGAGATTCAGCTAATGCATCGAGCGCCGGTTGTTTCCATCGCGGTCCTGGACGGTCGGGGGAATCCTCTCCCGGAGCCGTTTGAGGTGTCGCGTGACTTGGCGAAGGCTCCGGACATGCAGGGGACGCACTCCGTGCTCATCGCTTCAGAGGAGCAGTTTAAG GTCTTTACTTTGCCCAAAGTCAGTGCCAAAACTAAATTCAAGCTGACGGCCCATGAAGGTTGCCGGGTCCGTAAGGTGGCCCTGTCCAGCTTCACCAGCACCGCGTCTGAGGATTACTCCGAGAACTGCCTGACGTGTCTGACCAACCTGGGCGACATCCACGTCTTCAGTGTCCCCGGGCTGCGGCCACAAGTGCGCTACGACTGCATCCGCAAGGAGGACATCAGCGGGATCGCGTCTTGTGTGTTCACAAAGTACGGCCAAG GATTCTACTTGATCTCACcttcagaatttgagcgcttttcTCTCAGTGCCAAGAACATCACAGAGCCGCTCTGCTTGGTGGAGTTCGATCGACCTCACGATCCTTTGTATATCAG TAGTAAGGAAACTGTATCTCCCAAAAACACGCAAGCCAATGGCACACACATTCCCCGCGAGTGTGACAGCACCCCGCTCCTATCTGAAG CAAATTCCTGTGAGCACAGTAACACGTTATCGCCGTCTCCTCTGGACTCCCCCTTAAACAGCACAGACACCACATTGGACACAACAGGGGACATTACAGTGGAGGACGTGAGAGACATGCTGGG ATCCAATGAAGAGTCGGAGAAAAACATGAAGAATTCAACAGACGAGGCGCGGCCTCCGGAGATCTTGATCAAGTGA